The proteins below are encoded in one region of Candidatus Palauibacter soopunensis:
- a CDS encoding PQQ-dependent dehydrogenase, methanol/ethanol family has product MHTRFHALLLLVPAAACTMDAPPPEPASVQSASDVTDAVLEAARPDGNWLTYGGNYAEDRFSTLEEITRDNVDQLGLAWTYDIELRGGVEATPLVVGGVMYISSPWSVVHAIDTRTGERLWRHDPGVPRIRGRLACCGVVNRGVALYEGKVIVGTIDGRLIALDAETGEAVWEALTIDPNEAYTITGAVRVVQGLAIIGNGGAEYGVRGYVSAYDADDGELVWRTYTVPGNPADGFESEAMEMAAETWSGEWWIAGGGGTAWDSIIYDPDLDLLYVGTGNGSPWSRNLRSPGGGDNLFLASILALRPQTGEYVWHFQTTPGDHWDYTAVQPMTLADLEFDGRMRRVIMQAPKNGFFYVLDAETGEFLSGQEYIVQNWAEGLDLETGRPTDRPEAVHAEVWTLITPAALGGHNWQPQSFNPETGLMYLPIQEGWVERSEPPDWVYTDLEIEDHSFGPRVNNVGHRSRYGARDDAGFLVAWDPKAQEARWTVPLLGYWNGGTVTTTTGLVFQGGGDGRFVAYDAENGEQLWEVATGLGILGGPVTYLVDGRQHVTVAAGWGGSRGRSGAPYGDAANYEQRGRVFTFVLGGTGEMPEPRRKRPVSVPSVAADLPADATSLERGGELYVQYCRHCHGTGGGSEGAMPNLQRATDIVHRNFEDIVLGGSREPQGMPSYEGLIDAEQLRLIQAYVVSQARETLAAEDETAGGGN; this is encoded by the coding sequence ATGCACACGAGATTCCACGCCCTGCTGCTTCTCGTTCCGGCCGCCGCCTGCACCATGGACGCTCCACCGCCGGAACCGGCGAGCGTCCAGAGCGCCAGCGACGTGACCGACGCCGTGCTCGAGGCGGCCCGGCCCGACGGCAACTGGCTCACCTACGGCGGCAACTACGCGGAAGACCGCTTCAGTACGCTGGAAGAGATCACGCGAGACAACGTCGACCAGCTCGGCCTCGCGTGGACGTACGACATCGAGCTGCGGGGCGGGGTCGAGGCGACGCCGCTCGTCGTGGGCGGCGTCATGTACATCAGTTCGCCGTGGAGCGTCGTGCACGCGATCGACACGCGGACCGGAGAGCGCCTGTGGCGCCACGACCCCGGTGTTCCGCGCATCCGCGGGCGGCTGGCCTGCTGCGGCGTGGTGAACCGGGGCGTCGCGCTCTACGAGGGCAAGGTGATCGTGGGCACGATCGACGGCCGCCTCATCGCGCTCGACGCGGAGACCGGCGAGGCCGTGTGGGAGGCGCTCACGATCGACCCGAACGAAGCCTACACGATCACCGGCGCGGTCCGCGTCGTGCAGGGGCTCGCGATCATTGGCAACGGAGGGGCCGAGTACGGCGTCCGGGGCTACGTGTCCGCGTACGATGCGGACGACGGCGAACTCGTGTGGCGCACTTACACAGTGCCGGGGAACCCGGCCGATGGGTTCGAATCCGAGGCCATGGAGATGGCGGCGGAGACGTGGAGCGGCGAGTGGTGGATCGCGGGGGGCGGTGGCACGGCGTGGGACTCGATCATCTACGACCCCGACCTCGATCTGCTGTACGTCGGGACGGGCAACGGTTCCCCCTGGTCGCGGAACCTCCGGAGCCCCGGAGGAGGCGACAACCTCTTCCTCGCCTCGATTCTCGCGCTGCGGCCGCAAACGGGCGAATACGTGTGGCACTTCCAGACGACGCCCGGCGACCACTGGGACTACACCGCGGTCCAGCCGATGACGCTCGCGGATCTCGAGTTCGACGGGCGGATGCGGCGCGTCATCATGCAGGCGCCGAAGAACGGCTTCTTCTACGTCCTCGACGCGGAGACAGGCGAGTTCCTCTCCGGCCAGGAATACATCGTGCAGAACTGGGCCGAGGGACTCGATCTCGAGACGGGCCGCCCGACGGACCGCCCCGAGGCCGTGCACGCCGAGGTGTGGACCCTCATTACGCCGGCCGCCCTCGGGGGCCACAACTGGCAGCCGCAGTCCTTTAATCCCGAGACCGGACTCATGTATCTCCCGATCCAGGAGGGGTGGGTCGAGCGCAGCGAGCCGCCGGACTGGGTGTACACGGACCTCGAGATCGAGGACCACAGCTTCGGGCCGCGGGTGAACAACGTCGGGCACCGGAGCCGCTACGGAGCGCGAGACGACGCGGGCTTCCTCGTCGCCTGGGATCCGAAGGCGCAGGAGGCCCGGTGGACGGTCCCCCTCCTCGGCTACTGGAACGGGGGGACGGTGACGACGACGACCGGGCTCGTCTTCCAGGGCGGCGGCGACGGCCGCTTCGTCGCCTACGACGCGGAGAACGGCGAGCAGTTGTGGGAGGTCGCGACCGGCCTCGGCATCCTCGGCGGTCCGGTTACGTACCTCGTCGACGGGCGCCAGCACGTGACGGTGGCGGCCGGCTGGGGCGGCTCGCGCGGCCGCAGCGGAGCGCCATACGGCGACGCCGCGAATTACGAGCAGCGGGGCCGGGTCTTCACCTTCGTGCTCGGCGGCACCGGGGAGATGCCGGAGCCGCGGCGGAAGCGGCCGGTCAGCGTACCCTCCGTCGCCGCCGATCTGCCCGCGGACGCGACTTCGCTCGAGCGCGGCGGCGAACTCTACGTGCAGTATTGCCGACACTGCCACGGGACAGGCGGCGGCTCGGAGGGCGCGATGCCGAACCTTCAGCGCGCGACGGACATTGTGCACCGCAACTTCGAGGATATCGTCCTGGGCGGTAGCCGGGAGCCCCAGGGGATGCCGTCCTACGAGGGACTCATCGACGCCGAGCAGCTACGACTGATCCAGGCCTACGTCGTTTCGCAGGCGCGCGAGACGCTCGCCGCCGAAGACGAGACGGCCGGCGGCGGCAACTGA
- a CDS encoding amidohydrolase family protein, with protein MIRLTAPCAAFLVTSAALAAGAFHLPLSGQEYDILIRNGRLIDGTGNPWFAADVAIAGDRIVRIGRLGDATARRVVDAAGMYVSPGFIDLHSHADRAMTSEYLEARRAKSLNSQGLTTVIGGPDGRNQTWPLSAEIAALRELGHAMNFVPMVGHSTVRAEVMGNDYWRAATEEEIARMQALVREGMEAGAWGLGAGVEYRPARYSTPEEVIALAEAVAPYDGFYVAHQRSEAAMPLWELPSTVTDWPVDGNQGLAETVNVARETGVRVVASHHKARGRSSFGRSGQDTLVVNRAREEGLEVYLDVYPYETFGGGARPMIPRWSLVHDTVDTSGGRDSPVYSREGVFDDARAHLERRWADPELQALIARDIEWIVDHNGGPDRVVVVSYPDSTWVGRTLEELGRRLDVTYQGVVVHMALNGYPDVLGGALTRGYGIHDADVINYYRQDYTATASDAAVSGVEGVPEFASRPGAHPRHFGAFTRKIARYVKDLKAITLPFAIRSMTGLPARIIGLEDRGLLREGYRADLVVFDLERLRDRATVLEPDLFSEGVDYVMVNGVFTVDAGEFTDELPGEVILRP; from the coding sequence ATGATTCGGCTTACCGCACCGTGCGCCGCCTTCCTGGTCACGAGCGCCGCCCTCGCGGCAGGCGCCTTCCACCTCCCGCTTTCCGGTCAGGAATACGACATCCTCATCCGGAACGGGCGCCTCATCGACGGCACGGGAAACCCATGGTTCGCGGCGGACGTCGCCATCGCCGGCGACCGGATCGTGCGGATCGGGAGGCTCGGAGACGCGACGGCGCGGCGGGTCGTGGACGCGGCCGGGATGTACGTATCGCCGGGCTTCATCGACCTGCACTCGCACGCCGACCGCGCCATGACCTCAGAATACCTGGAGGCCCGGCGGGCGAAGAGCCTGAACAGCCAGGGGCTCACGACGGTCATCGGCGGGCCGGACGGCCGCAACCAGACGTGGCCGCTCAGCGCGGAGATCGCGGCGCTCCGGGAGCTGGGACACGCGATGAACTTCGTCCCCATGGTCGGCCACAGCACGGTGCGCGCCGAAGTGATGGGCAACGACTACTGGCGTGCGGCGACGGAGGAAGAGATCGCCCGCATGCAGGCGCTCGTGCGCGAGGGGATGGAGGCGGGGGCGTGGGGGCTGGGAGCCGGCGTCGAGTACCGCCCCGCCCGCTACAGCACGCCAGAGGAGGTCATCGCCCTCGCCGAGGCCGTGGCCCCCTACGATGGCTTCTACGTCGCGCACCAGCGCAGCGAGGCGGCCATGCCGCTGTGGGAGCTGCCGAGCACGGTGACGGATTGGCCCGTGGACGGGAACCAGGGGCTGGCGGAGACCGTGAACGTCGCCCGCGAAACGGGGGTCCGCGTCGTGGCGAGCCACCACAAGGCGCGGGGCCGCTCCAGCTTCGGCCGCTCCGGGCAGGACACGCTGGTCGTGAACCGGGCGCGCGAGGAGGGGCTGGAAGTCTACCTCGACGTCTACCCCTACGAGACGTTCGGCGGGGGGGCGCGGCCCATGATCCCGCGCTGGAGCCTGGTGCACGACACCGTGGACACGAGCGGCGGGAGGGACAGCCCGGTGTACAGCCGCGAGGGGGTGTTCGACGATGCCCGGGCGCACCTGGAGCGCCGCTGGGCGGACCCGGAACTCCAGGCTCTCATCGCCCGCGACATCGAGTGGATCGTCGATCACAACGGGGGTCCGGACCGCGTCGTCGTGGTGAGCTATCCCGATTCGACCTGGGTGGGCCGGACGCTGGAGGAACTGGGCCGCCGGCTGGACGTCACGTACCAGGGCGTCGTCGTCCACATGGCGCTGAACGGCTACCCTGACGTCCTCGGCGGGGCCTTGACGCGCGGGTACGGGATTCACGACGCGGACGTCATCAACTACTATCGCCAGGACTATACGGCCACTGCCTCCGACGCGGCCGTGAGCGGGGTCGAGGGCGTGCCCGAGTTCGCCTCGCGGCCCGGCGCGCACCCCCGCCATTTCGGCGCCTTCACGCGCAAGATCGCCCGCTACGTGAAGGACCTGAAGGCGATCACGCTTCCGTTCGCGATCCGCTCGATGACGGGGCTGCCGGCGCGGATCATAGGGCTGGAGGACCGCGGCCTTCTGCGCGAGGGCTACCGGGCTGACCTCGTCGTGTTCGACCTCGAACGCCTCCGGGACCGCGCCACCGTCCTGGAGCCCGACCTGTTCAGCGAAGGCGTCGACTACGTGATGGTGAACGGCGTCTTCACGGTGGACGCCGGAGAGTTCACCGACGAACTCCCAGGCGAGGTCATCCTCCGGCCCTGA
- a CDS encoding S9 family peptidase — MREMSEKSLHKIRMTKFALALFAVSGMLAADPLAAQDRFQPMDVFEIEYAADPRISPDGSQVIYVRTSMDIMRDAKKSELWIMNTDGSDHRRIGTGGSPRWSPDGTRIAYTEDGQIHVRWMDTGEEATLTQLIESPRGLRWSPDGRYLAFNKLVPYPAPSLAPPPKPPAGAEWADPPIMEDRFKNRQDGVGYLDFGFDHLFIVPVEGGTPTQVTSGDFQHQGAAAWTPDGASLVFSSNRNEDWIHDYRNSELYIVSVATGEVRALTDRPGPDRSPAVSPDGRHIAFVGYEDRTRTYQVSRLQVMNLDGSGQRVLTGGLDRSVSNPVWASDGSGVYFQYDDEGNSKVGFATLAGDLEVLAEDLGGTSYGRPYGGGSFSVADDGSFALNQTRPEAPGEVAVGARGRGVHRVTSLNEDLLANRQLGEVEEIWWDSSFDGRPVQGWIVKPPDFDPDRRYPLILEIHGGPVSNYGDRFSAEMQLLAAAGYVVLYANPRGSTSYGEEFADLLYHNYPGQDYDDLMSGVDAVIDRGYIDEDNLFVTGGSAGGIMTAWIVGKTDRFRAAVAQKPVVNWISKTLTADNWYGYYHSRYEGLPWENPDAYWEFSPISLVGNVNTPTMIITGEEDLRTPLSESYQMFHALKLRGIDTAVIRLPGASHDMSRRPSQLMAKIANIVAWFDKYRTMPTTS, encoded by the coding sequence ATGCGTGAGATGAGCGAGAAGAGCCTTCACAAGATCCGAATGACGAAGTTCGCCCTTGCCCTGTTCGCCGTTTCAGGCATGCTGGCCGCCGATCCGCTGGCCGCGCAGGACCGCTTCCAGCCGATGGACGTGTTCGAGATCGAATACGCCGCGGACCCGCGGATTTCGCCCGACGGCAGTCAGGTCATCTACGTCCGCACGTCGATGGACATCATGCGGGACGCGAAGAAGTCGGAGCTGTGGATCATGAACACGGACGGGTCGGATCACCGGCGGATCGGGACGGGCGGTTCCCCGCGGTGGTCGCCCGACGGAACCCGCATCGCGTACACGGAGGACGGCCAGATCCACGTGCGCTGGATGGACACGGGCGAGGAAGCCACGCTCACGCAGCTCATCGAATCGCCCCGCGGGCTCCGCTGGTCGCCGGACGGGCGCTACCTCGCGTTCAACAAGCTCGTTCCCTACCCGGCGCCGAGCCTCGCGCCTCCGCCGAAACCGCCCGCCGGGGCGGAGTGGGCCGATCCTCCCATCATGGAGGACCGCTTCAAGAACCGGCAGGACGGCGTCGGATACCTGGATTTCGGCTTCGATCACCTCTTCATCGTTCCGGTCGAGGGTGGGACGCCCACGCAGGTGACGTCGGGCGACTTCCAGCACCAGGGCGCCGCCGCCTGGACACCGGACGGCGCGAGCCTCGTGTTCTCGTCGAACCGGAACGAGGACTGGATCCACGACTACCGCAATTCCGAACTCTACATCGTTTCCGTCGCCACCGGTGAAGTGCGGGCGCTCACCGACCGCCCCGGACCCGACCGGAGTCCGGCGGTCTCGCCCGACGGGCGGCATATCGCGTTCGTGGGCTACGAGGATCGCACGCGCACCTACCAGGTGAGCCGGCTCCAGGTGATGAACCTGGACGGGAGCGGACAGCGGGTCCTCACGGGCGGTCTGGACCGCAGCGTGTCGAACCCCGTATGGGCTTCCGACGGGAGCGGCGTCTACTTCCAGTACGACGACGAGGGGAACTCGAAGGTCGGCTTCGCCACGCTCGCCGGCGATCTCGAAGTGCTGGCGGAGGATCTGGGGGGCACGTCCTACGGGCGTCCCTATGGCGGCGGTTCGTTCAGTGTCGCCGACGATGGGAGCTTCGCGCTCAACCAGACCCGTCCGGAGGCTCCGGGAGAGGTCGCCGTGGGCGCGAGGGGCCGCGGCGTGCATCGCGTCACGTCGCTGAACGAGGATCTGCTCGCGAACCGTCAGCTGGGCGAGGTCGAGGAGATCTGGTGGGACTCGTCCTTCGACGGTCGTCCGGTCCAGGGGTGGATCGTGAAGCCGCCCGATTTCGATCCTGACCGGCGCTATCCCCTCATCCTCGAAATCCACGGCGGACCCGTATCGAACTATGGGGACCGCTTCTCGGCGGAGATGCAGCTGCTCGCGGCCGCGGGATACGTCGTGCTCTACGCGAACCCGCGCGGGAGCACGAGCTACGGAGAGGAGTTCGCGGATCTCCTCTATCACAACTATCCGGGGCAGGACTACGACGATCTCATGTCCGGGGTCGATGCCGTGATCGACCGGGGGTACATCGACGAGGACAACCTCTTCGTCACCGGAGGGAGCGCGGGTGGCATCATGACGGCCTGGATCGTCGGCAAGACGGACCGCTTCCGGGCCGCCGTCGCCCAGAAGCCCGTCGTCAACTGGATCAGCAAGACGCTCACGGCGGACAACTGGTACGGATACTACCACAGCCGCTACGAGGGGCTGCCGTGGGAGAACCCGGACGCGTACTGGGAGTTCTCTCCCATCTCGCTCGTGGGGAACGTGAACACGCCGACGATGATCATCACGGGGGAGGAAGATCTGCGGACGCCGCTGTCGGAATCGTACCAGATGTTCCACGCGCTCAAGCTGCGCGGGATCGACACGGCCGTGATCCGGCTGCCGGGCGCCTCGCACGACATGAGCCGCCGCCCGAGCCAGCTCATGGCCAAGATCGCGAACATCGTGGCCTGGTTCGACAAGTACCGGACGATGCCGACGACGAGCTGA